A window of Rhododendron vialii isolate Sample 1 chromosome 11a, ASM3025357v1 contains these coding sequences:
- the LOC131308553 gene encoding uncharacterized protein LOC131308553 translates to MPFGLRNARGTYKRLVTIMLKKLLSKTMEVYIGDMVVKSKEKQNHIADLKETFEILRKYRLKLNALKCAFGVSSGKFLGHLVTIRGIKANPDQIMALQRLQSPRMTKEVQRLTGMVAALNRFISWSSNKCRLFFQLLNKREGYEWGTECEQAFQDLKKYLVAAPLLLNPDPVIAAKRRFLGMNLDLVDGAKLLVVNQLSGEYKAQNEKMAAYVEAAKDLLDTFKKVYLEQISSRQNAHADSLAWLAAAVPTKLKRRVAVDYLTEPSIGRSIELVLDMNQGPSWMDPIVDFLRDWTLPSDKKEAHKIKTKSTRFWLSPEGKLYRKSFTSPYLLCVHLEMWGMDIVGPLHKATRNQKFLLVAIDYFTKWIAAEPLAKITEPMIEKFVWKSMITRFGVPYSLIMDNGAQFQKKFKAFCSQYGIRNYYSTLAYPQSNGQAEASNKTILDGIKKMLDKAEGKWPDELSLVLWAHRTTPRRSTAETPYSFACGTKAVIPLEVGLPTNMTALVESAGNDRALEIELDLAEERREQALVHLASYQEQLMKSYKKHVHPRKFRIGDLELRKVLGNTKVQNEGKLGANWKGPYRVTVPQ, encoded by the exons atgccctttgggttAAGGAATGCAAGAGGAACATACAAGAGGTTGGTAACGATTATGCTCAAGAAGTTGCTCAGCAAGACTATGGAGGTATACATAGgcgacatggtggtcaaaagcaaAGAGAAGCAGAATCACATTGCCGATTTAAAGGAAACATTCGAAATCTTAAGAAAGTACagactgaaactcaacgccttgaagtgtgcgttcggagtTAGTTCAGGGAAATTCTTGGGCCATCTTGTGACTATAAGGGGGATaaaggcaaatcccgatcaaaTAATGGCCTtgcaaaggctacaaagtcccaggATGACGAAGGAGGTCCAAAGACTAACTGGGATGGTCGCGGCCCTCAACAGATTCATTAGCTGGTCAAGTAACAAGTGTAGACtcttctttcagttattgaatAAGAGGGAGGGATACGAATGGGGaacagaatgtgaacaagccttccaagACTTGAAGAAGTACTTGGTAGCGGCCCCACTTCTATTGAATCCGGACCCAG TTATTGCTGCGAAAAGAAGATTTCTCGGGATGAATCTCGACTTGGTCGATGGAGCTAAGTTA CTCGTGGTGAACCAATTGTCCGGGGAGTATAAAGCCCAGAATGAAAAGATGGCAGCATACGTGGAAGCCGCCAAGGACTTACTCGATACTTTCAAGAAAGTTTATCTTGAGCAGATAAGCTCAAGgcagaatgcccatgcagaCTCATTGGCTTGGCtagctgcagctgtaccaaccaAACTCAAAAGAAGAGTGGCAGTGGATTACCTTACTGAGCCTAGTATCGGAAGAAGTATAGAGTTGGTCTTGGAcatgaaccaaggaccaagttggatggatccaattgtggacTTCTTACGAGATTGGACACTTCCCTCTGACAAAaaagaggctcacaagataaaaacaaaatccacACGGTTTTGGCTATCCCCTGAAGGGAAGTTGTACAGAAAGTCCTTCACAAGTCCCTACTTACTTTGTGTGCACCtcgagatg TGGGGGATGGACAttgtgggtccactacacaaggcaactaGAAATCAAAAATTCCTGTTGGTAGCAATAGATTATTTCACGAAGTGGATTGCAGCAGAGCCTTTGGCCAAAATTAcagaacctatgatagaaaagtTCGTCTGGAAGAGTATGATCACGaggtttggggtcccttattcgttgattatgGATAATGGGGCacaattccaaaagaaattcaaagcttTTTGTTCTCAGTACGGGATAAGAAACTATTATTCCACCCtagcttaccctcagagtaatgggcaggcagaggcatcTAACAAAAccatccttgatgggatcaagaagatgTTAGATAAGGCAGAGGGGAAGTGGCCCGATGAACTATCACTGGTCCTATGGgcacaccgaacaacgcctagaaGGTCTACGgcagagaccccctattcgttcgCATGTGGGACGAAGGCCGTTATACCATTAGAGGTTGGTTTGCCTACTAACATGAccgctttggttgaaagtgcgggcaatgacagggccctagAGATTGAGTTGGATCTTGCTGAGGAACGAAGAGAGCAGGctctggtgcatttggcctctTATCAGGAGCAGCTCATGAAGAGTTATAAAAAGCATGTGCACCCGCGAAAGTTTCGTATTGGGGATCTGGAactacgaaaggtgctcggtaACACCAAGGTGCAGAATgagggcaagttgggggccaattggaaaggcccatatcgagtaactGTGCCCCAATAA
- the LOC131308117 gene encoding uncharacterized protein LOC131308117 isoform X5 has translation MKSKHRCGSKSIPVRVDAMMQTNGNRVPDLKEVYKSTHFNEDTKMWISEESEKNYGKIIEVEAEQSEAGVTSITQEELSIKSLKAKSGYVKGLGMRPSSSLRTTVASAANSQYVSHLESLVQEYQAERQAQQQKIDVLSESNK, from the exons ATGAAGTCCAAACATAGATGTGGTTCGAAGTCCATCCCAGTGAGGGTAGATGCAAtg ATGCAAACCAATGGGAATCGTGTGCCGGACTTGAAAGAAGTTTACAAATCTACCCACTTCAATGAAGATACAAAAATGTGGATCTCTGAAGAATCCGAGAAGAACTAT GGCAAGATCATAGAGGTAGAGGCTGAACAATCTGAGGCTGGTGTGACATCGATCACACAAGAGGAGCTTTCAATCAAGTCGCTTAAGGCAAAATCAGGATACGTTAAAGGACTGGGTATGAGGCCTTCTTCATCTCTTAGGACCACTGTTGCATCTGCAGCCAACAGTCAATATGTATCGCATCTCGAGTCGTTGGTACAAGAATATCAAGCGGAAAGGCAAGCACAACAGCAAAAGATAGATGTGCTTTCAGAGTCAAACAAGTAG